catttctggttctgctgtattgtcTTGATTATTTGCTTTTGAACTGTTCATCATGACTCAACACTGTTACAGCAGTGCAATGCTAGACTAacggactgcttttcaaaaactggtgcctacattacccacagaGCAGTACAGCCACTGAGTGATATCACTGAGGTAGTTTAtcccctggagccacaaaaggctttgtgCAATTTTTTTCCCAAGACTTGTAAACCCACTGAACAAGTAAAGCTGATGGAATTAGCCATTCAAGTCAATGATAGCATCATCCAAAACACCAGGACTCTCCCTGTAATGTGCCACAAAGGGTCAGAGTGCCAGCACCATGTTATCCAGGTCCAAAGTCCACCAACAGAAAAGCGAACAATACCATGCATCTATGCCATCTGATTTCTAATACTTCAGTAGCAAATTATTGTTTAATGAGGTGTTAGCAACCATGTTTCTTGACAAGATGATATTCAATATGTCAGTCACTAACAAGTTCTTGTCGCTTAACTCAGAACAGAAgctactgctaaaaaaaaatatttggtaAAGGTGAACGTCATCTAACCAAGTGCAGTGTAAAACAATCACTGATGCACTGGCCATAAAATACAATCCCatgttgttgatgtttacaAAACTAGttaaagagattttaaaaaaaacctatgCTGAGTCCCAAAGGTTAGGGTGCGCTATACTATCATACTATGTTTCACAAACATAACACATAACTGTGtttacaaaaacatcagattaaGAACCattcataagaaaaaaacatcacactttTTGTGGACAAACAATAACCTTTAAttgtagaaagaaagaaaaaaagtgtttacatGTCCCGGCAATTTCATGAAAGAAATGTAGCTAAAGCAAGAAAACTGAACTGTTTCACAAGGTTTCGTTACAAAAGAATTGAAATTTGCACCAAAAAAGGAGTCTTCACAGATCACAAAGCAAATTCTGACGCGTAAATATCTTCAATGGATTCCCCCAATGGGGCGGTTAACATTAATAtcaacagcattttttaaaaaaaaaagaaaagtaaaaacataattacaagTTTCGGAGACCCGCATCTCAAGCTTTCGGTGACTGTGGCTGAAATGATTTGGGCAATAGCAGGTAGGGGAACAGGTGCTGGTGAACCATTTCAGACACTTTATGCAGAGAGGTCACTGCTGTTGAAACGGTCTTGGTCATACACCTCTGCGACAACTTTGCGACCTCCGAACCAGCGGTCATTGAGGGCCTGGATCGCTTTGTTCATCTCTGAGGCCATGGAAAACTCTACAAAAATTTTGACAATAATGtcagcatcctcctcttctccttgcTTTTCCTGGTATATGATGACTCTGTTGACGGAGCCGAACTTGCCGCACTCTTCTGTCACCTCTCCTTCCAGGTCGTCGTCAATGTCCTCTGGTCCCACCATATTTCGGAGTACCATCACAGTGGACTGGAAAGGAACACACAAGAATTTAATGTGCAAATAAAAGGCTTCATCATTGATCTTTTACCCCCTCTTTTGTCCCCAAAGCTCACCTCTGATTTTCTGAGCAGCTTCTGCATCACCATGTGTCTGGCACTGCTGCCTGAGATGCTCATATGCTCCTGGTCACTCAACATCTCCTGCCCTGTACCATCCTGCAGcatctcctctttctcttctttcctctcttgttGGTTAGAGCCTCCGGCTTGATTAGACAGAACTGGCGGTGATGCGAGGACAGGGTTCACAAGACCCACCTGGGGAAGCACTGGTATGGGAGGACGCACTGGAGTCACACCTTTTCAGGGAGAAGCAGACAGGCGGTCAGGGACATCAGACAAAGTTAACAGAAAATCAACTAAGAATAAGAAAATTTGAGCAGGTAATCAAATGCAACCATCATAAGTGGAGTTAAATATTGATCCTGTTGGTAATCCAATGCTTGGCAACTGCTGGCAACTGGGTactaatttaagttatttccaaCACTAAAGTGGGCTTAAACAAACCTACAGTGTAAGAGTTCTTCTCCTACAATGATTTGCTCATTACAACCAAAACTGTAATTGAGTCGCCTGGGTGGCCTTACCAATTGGCAAGACACTGCATTTGTCATCCATGCACATGTGGTCCCTCTCAAGTAATTTGTAACACATAACTCACTAATTGACTTCTTCACAGATCAACCCTTTACTCATGCTTAATGGACTGAGCTTGCATAGCTTCAGGCTGCAACAAAGGAAGTTGTTTACCACCAGTACTACATTTGCATTGCAGTTGGGTTACATTTGGTGGATGTAAAACTTTACAGCTGTCCAAACAAAAGCCTTGGCAAAAAACCTTAAATCTGGTTTCTCTAGACTAACACCAACATTTAACAGCTTTCTGCTATTCTCTGCAACAAGCCAAGAAAAGCTGCATgttatgttacttttgtttgaaTAGAAGTCTACAATGTCATGCCCCCAAAGTCTACATTTCTCCAAATGAATCAAATATCAATATAGGTATTTTATCAAAGTAAGGTATTTCAGTATTAGGACAGCACTAGTGTGATAGGATAAAAATAGAcgaaaacatttctttgttcgTGACCAGTTACTTAGCAATTTACcaaaaaattaaatttaaatgtcaacatATTAATTATTGCAAAACAATCATTACAgaatgtctgtaaaatgtctgcaTGTTTAAACTGCACTAAAAGGCACACTTAAAGTTAATTGAacttctgcttttaaaaaaatatgaccaCTCACTCATGTCTTGGTACACACCTGTGATGACCCCTGGTGCCTGGGCAGCCATAACAGCCTGAGGTATACTCATTTGCTGACCCAGAAGCTGGGGCGCGGCTAACGCCCCCAGGACTGATGCGCCGGCTACAGCCTCCTTAAGAGAGGGGGGCCGAAGACATTAGGtaagggaaacacacagagcacagcaCAAGGCAGCACAGTCAACGATCACACAGCATGGCACAGAGTGAGCTCAACCTCGCCTCTCTTCAAATTAAGGCTAACAACATCATTTTAGTAAAGATCTAACAACAAAATCATTGACTATACTCAATAAGTCATAAATATACCGCGGTGATGTTACTGACACATCCTACCAGGAACACAACTGTCTGGTATATCATTGTGACTGTTGACACTGAAAAATAGCTGCAATGTGTTTGTACTAAGAGAAAACACATATCAGTGAAATAATCATGCTATGTATACTATACAAAAATCTTACATCTTTAATTGGGTTgtgttttaaacacattaaactaaTCAAAAAAAGATTAAGCCCAGAATATATTTCAGGGTTAAAAAATTGACACTGTGTCAGGGCAAATACTGGTATGTGATCCCTACAATACCGGCCTTCTGCCAGTCACCTCAATAAAAATTCTATGCCCATATTATCTGTGCTTTTGGTGTCAATTCTAGCTAGATCTGGGTTATATTTACCTGGAAGGCCATTAAATCCCTTTGGAAGGGATTCATACTTGCCTGGGCCGTTATCTTAGCAGTGGCTGccgctgcagccacagctgcagcaggcggCAGACCACCAGGGGTCGTGGGGGTCAGTAGGGGCATGGGGGGAGTCACTGCTTTGCCCACCCGTAGGTACTGACCCCCCAGGTCAAAGAGGTTCATAGAGGACACAGCATCCAGGGCTGACTGAGGCTTTTCATACTCTGTAAGTGAATAAAGTTGTCATTAATAGCAGAGCGACGGTAACACATAGAGCACGAGCGAATGAGGGCCCTCGAGCTCACCAATGAAGCCAAAGCCTCTGTGTCGCCCTGTGGTGGGGTCTCTGGCTAACGTGCAAGACTTGATCCTTCCAAAGGCCTCAAACACACTCTTGATGTCATCGTCTGACAGGTCGGGGTGGACGGACGCCACATAGATGCGGTTAAAGGCGCGGgcctcctctgccagctggtCAATGATGGGTTGCGCCTGACCGATGTTACTTGGCCGCCCAACCTATAGCACAGATCATACCAGCAGGGCTACTGAGTAAGGGGTTTATAGAACCAACCGAGAACGCACTTACGCAAAAATCCTGCACTGCTGACTTTCGGCAGCCACCGAGTTCAGTCAAAGCCACTGTCCTACTTTCATGACACAATGCTATCCTGTCAAGTTTATTATTTACTGCATGTCCATTACTACACTACAAGATTTAAAGTGGCTCTGAAAAACTACAAagctaaatatatatatttccagCCTGTTTAAATTTATGTCCTTATATTAACCTGAAAACTCTTGTTTAAAGACATGACTTTAACACTAAACTGTGGTTGTACTTTTAGTCCTATGAATTTTTCAGATTTAGATGTTGccaattttaaaaatgattttttttttttttaaaaaaggtataTTTTGGGAATCTGTCACTTACAAGGGTCTGATAATCATGCCAATTCAAAGACTCTTGATGAGTAAAGTAGAACTCAACTGCAAAAACTCATTAGATTACTTGAAAAtttaacaatataataatattcCTCATGTCAAACTAATATCGTCAGCTTAATTCAAAAACACCAGATTCATGCTCAGTGTGACTGGCTGAGCTGGTGGCGACACCGAAAGGGAAACGCATTAAATGCCTAATGCTACGATTGCGCACTCTAACaacttcctttcttttcaaaaataaaaatataaaaaatgagCTCCCTATGTAAGACGAGTCAAAATCGGACTGGGATCTGTACTACAGATGGGGCGGCCAAGCAACACCAACCAGGCGCAGCCCATCATCAGCACATGATGGACAAAGAGCGACGCCACGCGCCATTGGGCATCCTACTGGAACTGGTCACTAAAATAGCTTTGATGAAATCATGGAAGcataacacacaacacagacagaactcCCAACACACACCCAACACACATATAACACACGCACCTGGAAAttaacagacacagacaaataaagaaaggaaaaaattaGTCACATATGAGAAATATCACAAGCCATTCAAGTATGATGAAACCAGAAACAGGCTCAGTATCCCAAATGAAAAGAAGGAATCCAAATCCCTTTGTAATCAAACTAAAGCAAAAATATTCAAGAAAAGGAGATAAGTTGTCTCCCATTCATCCATGTGTTCCTAAGACCTGGAGAGATACTCATCACCAGACAACTTACCTTAATGTTTCGCCCCCCCAACATGACTGAGTTCATCTGCTCCAGTGCCAGCTGAGCAGCCTCTGGCACATCATATTCCACAAAGGCAAACCCCTGCAAAGTCAGTTAAAATGGAAGAAATAATACACCGAAGACACAGAAATCTAAAAAGGATTTCAATtacaaagaaacagcagaatgtTTACCACTTGTCAAATGACACAGACCTTGTGTTTCATTGTAACAGAGTCCCAGGACATGTCAATGCTCTTGATTGGGCCGAAGGGGGCAAAGGCCTGTCTGATGGTGTCTTCACCAAGCTCATAGTATATGGAGCCAACATACACCCGACACATGATGGCTAGTGCGCGTTGCCGCTGTGCTGCCACCTGCCAACCGAGGAAAATAACACATGGTAAGCATTAGACAGTAAAATAAAgggggacaaacacacacacacacacacacactaatgataataaatatgtattttatactGTGCTTGCTCTCCCCAAAAATAGTTGGAGGCCAATCCAAGTTAGGGGGTCTGGACATGTAAATAACAATGGGCTAGTGTAATCAATGGACAGAACTTTGGGgaaaaatgctaacatgtttaaCAATTCTAAAAGATCGATGTCCGCAATTGAAATTACAAAATGGCCTCTATTCTGTTACTACTGAACAGACATATGgaggaaaacacactgaagtgatTGACATGCAAAGCCCTCACAAATATTTGGCTTCAGTAACTGACCTGTAGTCCGGGATGCAAGTAAGGTAACAAAAGTAATCGTGGAGTTCAAACGAAATCCATACAAAGTCTTGACGAAAGCATTTCAAACTTTCTTCTCAAGTCTAAGGGGAGGGATGGTTTAACCACCAAAagttgctgtgttttactgatgCCTTTAAGTAAGTCTGCTTCTGCTGATTTCAATCTACTGCCAACAAACTATAACATGTGCCTAATTCATGACTTGTTAACTGACAGAAAACTTGACTTTGAGATGGCCAAAAAGATCCCTGTTCCAGCAGTTCTCTCATTTTGGTCCATTAAAGGGATTGCTATCCCTCTTTTGTCCCATGCCAAGAAGTTTCTGTTTCAAGTGTacaaatgcatatttttcagAGACATGACTCACATTTATAAACCCTTTAAAAGCCCATAAACttcttaaaaatgttaatgaaacTATCCGATTgtgactcaaaaaaaaaaaaaacacttgtttgaaCTAATGACAGTCATTCGTCTCACAGGAGATTTTTACGGACATGGTCGAAGGTAAACTAGCAGTAGAAAGCCATGTTTTCTCACAAAATATGCATTCTTGGGTTAGATAAAAGGCAGGGGTTGTTGCCAAAGCAACCAATTAAAGAAGGGTAACAGTCCTTTTCCATTGGGAATgcgcacagaaaaaaaaatttaataatCTATTGACCGATTGTAAAGGTGAGAGAGGATCTCCAAAGCCCATTGTCACTGCTGCCATCTGAAAGACAGTAAAGATGAAAAAAGTGCTGAAAAGTAGGTTAGATATCCCTTAGCTTTGCTTTTTCAAAATTCTCATTGCTTTGCTAGATAGACAAAAGCGGTAAGGCTAACACCATATTCAGACACTCCCACTAAACAACATACAGTTTGGGGAGTTGCCTCCCCTATCTACATTACAAATATCCACacagcaataaaacataaacaagccCCCTTTAAAAGATGCAAAGCATTTAACATGATAACCAATGCCTTCATGACGATCTTCTCCATCTGAAAAAGAGCATAGGCAAAAGCAAGGGCACATGGTCTACACATGTGGTCTTTTTCACAGCATGGTGGAGAAGGGAGTAAGACTTCCAAGAGAGCTAAACCAAAACCGACATCTGACTCAAGAGATGTCAGAGTTATTAATGTCTGAAAAAGCTATAATATTTTGTCTAGAATCAACACTCACAGGCGACACGCGCATTACAAAATGTTTGTATGATTGAGAACCACAAAATTTTACACATCTCACCTGCAGGTTGgtgagctgttgttgttgatgggCGATGGTCTGCTTCACCAACACACTCTTAATGCTTTGTTCCATGGCATACTTCTTTGCctatgaaagaagaaaagtgatAAACTTTGACCTTCTCAAACAAGTAACACTTTTACCTTCAGATAGATATACCATAAGAATGCACACAAGAAACCAGGTGACTGTGAGGAATGTGATCAAGGAGGAAACTGGTGGTCCATATCTTGAAATATAACTCAGCAAGCTAAATTATTTTGACATTGCTTTCGACTGTTCTTCATTGTGCACAGTTTCTTAAGCACCATGTAGGTACTGAAGCCAGGTTTCTTAGATCAGGTTACTCAAGCTATACATATGTAAATGCACTTTTTGATGGTGTAAGGTTAGACCAGTAATTACATTCTCACCAAGGGCACACTAAAGCTGATGCTGTATGAGGGGGGGCGGACTTACCCTCTGAAgtgcctcctgctgctctggggTGAGAGGCGGAAGGCCAAGCTTAGAGCCTGTGCCCTGTCCATTCTCCATCGTCAGAGCTTCACCTCCCTGCAATTCAGAAACAtccatttgtttaaaaaaataaataaataaataaaaaagtctgGAGCAAAAACACCGGCTGGTATGTACACCCATAACTAAATTTTCCCACAAATAAATGTCCTGTAATGCAATCATAAGTCACATCACCTCAATCACCACAGGTTATCATTACATATGCTATCATATACAGGATTTACACCCGGATTTAACCCAGGTGGGACCGGACGAACTCCTTACCTACGCAACCCGCTTTTCGCTGGGTCCACCAGACTGAGGCAGGAAAGCCCCCAAGGGGAAGAAGAACTGATGGGGAAGCTTTAACAATTCAACAAATTCTAGGGGAAATAAAAAATGCCTTCAGACTAGCGTTAACAGTAAGAGAAACAGGCAGCTAGCATTACTTTACATTGCAATGAACAAATAGCCGGCCCGCCTTTCCGTGgctcagctaacgttagcgtgATGCACATGAATGCTAATGATGGTAGCATAACGTTGATGGTACGTTAGCTGTCGCTTGATAAATTACCAATAACTTGCAAATGCCACACCTTAGCCGATGACGTATTGAACTAAAGTAGATATGGACATTAACCAAACCCATCGGCATTACTTCACAATGGCCATAATGgcacaattattacaaaacagCAGTACGCGATAAGAGAGGCCTGGTTTCTATTTAGCTTTACAACGATGCCTTTGTTGCTAGCAATGAGCTAGCctacgttagctagctaatgttaggcaGTCATTACTATGGCGCGCGTAGCAAACTGTATTTCCCCCAATACGATATATCGTCTATTTACACGATATTTACAACAGCTAAATTCTACCAAACATTGCGTATTACTTAAGCAACTGCCAGTGCCGCTGAAAACAACGTAGACGTGTCTTTTAAACAAGGAATTTATTTACCGCAGTCTCCGTAACCGCCATGAAGCACACCTTCTTGGAGAGGCCCGACCGCACCACAACGCTCGCGAGACTTTCACGTTTTCAATGAAAGGTATCGCGACATTTGAAGCATCGCGATGATAACGTCTTACAGTCTTACCAATAATTGAGTCTTCAtagagagaaaagaacagaggATTTGTAGCCGCTTAATAATGATATCACTAACAGGTTTTTCTATCCTTGTCTaaaattaagataaataaatacttttatatATTGTAGCCTATTTAATAATTGATATTCAgtggaataaacaaacaataaatacatatttatttcataaGCTTAATTTCTACTCAATCATAAACCCCATCCCTTCTGAAGTGCAAAATGCTGACTGACggagaaaataaaccaaatggAAATATAGTCATCatgtctcaagtcaagtcaagccAAGAGTCGTTAGAGTCCAAATCGAGTCTCAGTCATTTATTTCAGTCAAGTGGAGTTGCAAGTATTCAAAACAGTTACTCAAATTGGCGACCATGCGACCATATCGCtaacacattttaagaaaatgcatgaaaaaaatcgTACTCATACATATTGGGATATGTCTTCGACAGTGCAAGAATTACATAATAAACATATCCTAAGAATTTCAGACACAACCAACATGTCacacattgtttatttattgtcatgTATTTAATTGCAGTAGCTACAATATTTAACAAAGGTTTTAAGTAGAACACATCCAAAGGCAAGTTTCATTCAACAGATTCACAGGAATAAAAGTCATCTGACATAAAATAAGACTgatatggatgttttttttgttttcatgttcgCACAGTCtaaacattcatttttcttggTCAGGTTCCCTCCGGAACTGAACTGTGACTGACAAAGGCAGAAATGCAGAGTTCTGAATGGTTGCAGGCTATTAAGACATGCAGCTTACTGTATTAGATCAGATGAGAGCAAGAGTGGCACTGCTTTGCATTGAAATATTGTCTGAAAGTAAACCCCTCCAACAGCCACAAACAAATATGTACACCGCAGCCTCTGGTAGGTGATTCTGGGACCCCTGTCTGCAGAGACGTGCTGataagaaggcttgacacagAGTACGTAAGCACTGTAAAGCAATGACTGTACAGCAGTGTAACTGTTATGGACCTCGACCTTACAGAACCCGGGAAACAAATGAAGCGGAGCTAACTGAGTCTGACAAATGAGAGTATACTGCTGAAGACCGATCAGACAATTCTCTATTGTTGTAAGGAAAAATCCATCCAAATGATACTCTTTTATGGTGCCAAGATTGGGCTCCTGACAAGAAAATCTGGCAGCAATGAAGGCATGTGttctatttttgtgtttgtgtgggctgCAGTGCAATCAATTCCAAAGTTCACGCTGATATTGTCTGAAATAAAACTACAGTGGATGTGATACTGGGGAAGTGAGCAAAATATTCGCCTCTTGTATCATGATTTTTTAACGACACGTGCAGCCACTGAAAACCTCCATACAATAGGTCAGCATGTACATTCTAGAAGATTTTTGGAtggattttttctttaaaacacctCGAgacacctttaaaaagaaaaaaggaaatcacaAAATATGCTCAGATGGTTTGGGAAGTACCCGAAAAAGTAAATATAGCAATAATATTAACAACAATATGGCAATTTTTTATTAACAAGTCTTAAGTCACCAACACCATTCTTCCCATTTAATATACTGTATCACTATGATTTTACTCCACAAGCTTCACATGATGTATCCCAACTTTTGTACAaatgctgcagctcttcctAAACTAATATTGACTGCACCAGAAACATTATTGCCTGAAGCACGAGtccaataaaataataaaagctcATAATGGAGCTGCCATTACTGACTGTCAGGTTTCAtctgcacattcacacaggcTGAACTCTACTAACCCGAATCAATGCATCTGCttttaaaaccataaaaagTCAGCCCCCCGAATAAGTTAAAATTCCAAATTGCTTTATGCTGGCTCCGATGCCGTCTCATTAGCAAATTTTGTCCAAAGTACATTGCCATATCAGGCACTTTGCAAGTCTTTGGCTTTCAGAACACTTTCACAGGGGAAACCCCTTATTAAGAGCACTACAGGCTGAAAGAGAGGCATCATCTCATTGCTCATCactatattacattacattaggtGTGGCGTTGTTAAGTTCTGGGAGAAAGTAGCCTTTAATGTGCAGTGAGGGGAGTTAACTTGAAAACAAGCATGTGCAGAGCTTCTATTGTTCACagttaaacagaaataaataagtcAGCTGAATGAATGAGTTTCAACAGTGCTTGTTGGAcggaaaaaaatgaattccCTTATAACAAAGCTTCCGGCttgtgagggagggaggtttCAGTAAATGACTTCGTTtacaattaaaagtaaataatcaCCAATCAAAGTGGACAGTGGAGTGCAAACAAGGCTTATGAGCAATGAAACGTCCTTAGCTGCAAGTAAAACGTATCCGTTCTGAATAGTGGCATTTATGGAAAAACCCAGGCTGTCAAGATATCTTAAGGCATGACAGCCCTTTTAGGCAGGGAGTTTGTCAATGTTCCACTGCTTTGTGGGAC
This is a stretch of genomic DNA from Acanthopagrus latus isolate v.2019 chromosome 19, fAcaLat1.1, whole genome shotgun sequence. It encodes these proteins:
- the LOC119008672 gene encoding poly(U)-binding-splicing factor PUF60-like isoform X4 → MAVTETAGGEALTMENGQGTGSKLGLPPLTPEQQEALQRAKKYAMEQSIKSVLVKQTIAHQQQQLTNLQMAAVTMGFGDPLSPLQSVAAQRQRALAIMCRVYVGSIYYELGEDTIRQAFAPFGPIKSIDMSWDSVTMKHKGFAFVEYDVPEAAQLALEQMNSVMLGGRNIKVGRPSNIGQAQPIIDQLAEEARAFNRIYVASVHPDLSDDDIKSVFEAFGRIKSCTLARDPTTGRHRGFGFIEYEKPQSALDAVSSMNLFDLGGQYLRVGKAVTPPMPLLTPTTPGGLPPAAAVAAAAATAKITAQEAVAGASVLGALAAPQLLGQQMSIPQAVMAAQAPGVITGVYQDMSVTPVRPPIPVLPQVGLVNPVLASPPVLSNQAGGSNQQERKEEKEEMLQDGTGQEMLSDQEHMSISGSSARHMVMQKLLRKSESTVMVLRNMVGPEDIDDDLEGEVTEECGKFGSVNRVIIYQEKQGEEEDADIIVKIFVEFSMASEMNKAIQALNDRWFGGRKVVAEVYDQDRFNSSDLSA
- the LOC119008672 gene encoding poly(U)-binding-splicing factor PUF60-like isoform X3 encodes the protein MENGQGTGSKLGLPPLTPEQQEALQRAKKYAMEQSIKSVLVKQTIAHQQQQLTNLQMAAVTMGFGDPLSPLQSVAAQRQRALAIMCRVYVGSIYYELGEDTIRQAFAPFGPIKSIDMSWDSVTMKHKGFAFVEYDVPEAAQLALEQMNSVMLGGRNIKVGRPSNIGQAQPIIDQLAEEARAFNRIYVASVHPDLSDDDIKSVFEAFGRIKSCTLARDPTTGRHRGFGFIEYEKPQSALDAVSSMNLFDLGGQYLRVGKAVTPPMPLLTPTTPGGLPPAAAVAAAAATAKITAQASMNPFQRDLMAFQEAVAGASVLGALAAPQLLGQQMSIPQAVMAAQAPGVITGVYQDMSVTPVRPPIPVLPQVGLVNPVLASPPVLSNQAGGSNQQERKEEKEEMLQDGTGQEMLSDQEHMSISGSSARHMVMQKLLRKSESTVMVLRNMVGPEDIDDDLEGEVTEECGKFGSVNRVIIYQEKQGEEEDADIIVKIFVEFSMASEMNKAIQALNDRWFGGRKVVAEVYDQDRFNSSDLSA
- the LOC119008672 gene encoding poly(U)-binding-splicing factor PUF60-like isoform X6; translated protein: MAVTETAGGEALTMENGQGTGSKLGLPPLTPEQQEALQRAKKYAMEQSIKSVLVKQTIAHQQQQLTNLQMAAVTMGFGDPLSPLQSVAAQRQRALAIMCRVYVGSIYYELGEDTIRQAFAPFGPIKSIDMSWDSVTMKHKGFAFVEYDVPEAAQLALEQMNSVMLGGRNIKVGRPSNIGQAQPIIDQLAEEARAFNRIYVASVHPDLSDDDIKSVFEAFGRIKSCTLARDPTTGRHRGFGFIEYEKPQSALDAVSSMNLFDLGGQYLRVGKAVTPPMPLLTPTTPGGLPPAAAVAAAAATAKITAQEAVAGASVLGALAAPQLLGQQMSIPQAVMAAQAPGVITGVTPVRPPIPVLPQVGLVNPVLASPPVLSNQAGGSNQQERKEEKEEMLQDGTGQEMLSDQEHMSISGSSARHMVMQKLLRKSESTVMVLRNMVGPEDIDDDLEGEVTEECGKFGSVNRVIIYQEKQGEEEDADIIVKIFVEFSMASEMNKAIQALNDRWFGGRKVVAEVYDQDRFNSSDLSA
- the LOC119008672 gene encoding poly(U)-binding-splicing factor PUF60-like isoform X5, with translation MAVTETAGGEALTMENGQGTGSKLGLPPLTPEQQEALQRAKKYAMEQSIKSVLVKQTIAHQQQQLTNLQVAAQRQRALAIMCRVYVGSIYYELGEDTIRQAFAPFGPIKSIDMSWDSVTMKHKGFAFVEYDVPEAAQLALEQMNSVMLGGRNIKVGRPSNIGQAQPIIDQLAEEARAFNRIYVASVHPDLSDDDIKSVFEAFGRIKSCTLARDPTTGRHRGFGFIEYEKPQSALDAVSSMNLFDLGGQYLRVGKAVTPPMPLLTPTTPGGLPPAAAVAAAAATAKITAQASMNPFQRDLMAFQEAVAGASVLGALAAPQLLGQQMSIPQAVMAAQAPGVITGVYQDMSVTPVRPPIPVLPQVGLVNPVLASPPVLSNQAGGSNQQERKEEKEEMLQDGTGQEMLSDQEHMSISGSSARHMVMQKLLRKSESTVMVLRNMVGPEDIDDDLEGEVTEECGKFGSVNRVIIYQEKQGEEEDADIIVKIFVEFSMASEMNKAIQALNDRWFGGRKVVAEVYDQDRFNSSDLSA
- the LOC119008672 gene encoding poly(U)-binding-splicing factor PUF60-like isoform X1; amino-acid sequence: MAVTETAGGEALTMENGQGTGSKLGLPPLTPEQQEALQRAKKYAMEQSIKSVLVKQTIAHQQQQLTNLQMAAVTMGFGDPLSPLQSVAAQRQRALAIMCRVYVGSIYYELGEDTIRQAFAPFGPIKSIDMSWDSVTMKHKGFAFVEYDVPEAAQLALEQMNSVMLGGRNIKVGRPSNIGQAQPIIDQLAEEARAFNRIYVASVHPDLSDDDIKSVFEAFGRIKSCTLARDPTTGRHRGFGFIEYEKPQSALDAVSSMNLFDLGGQYLRVGKAVTPPMPLLTPTTPGGLPPAAAVAAAAATAKITAQASMNPFQRDLMAFQEAVAGASVLGALAAPQLLGQQMSIPQAVMAAQAPGVITGVYQDMSVTPVRPPIPVLPQVGLVNPVLASPPVLSNQAGGSNQQERKEEKEEMLQDGTGQEMLSDQEHMSISGSSARHMVMQKLLRKSESTVMVLRNMVGPEDIDDDLEGEVTEECGKFGSVNRVIIYQEKQGEEEDADIIVKIFVEFSMASEMNKAIQALNDRWFGGRKVVAEVYDQDRFNSSDLSA
- the LOC119008672 gene encoding poly(U)-binding-splicing factor PUF60-like isoform X7, with the translated sequence MAVTETAGGEALTMENGQGTGSKLGLPPLTPEQQEALQRAKKYAMEQSIKSVLVKQTIAHQQQQLTNLQVAAQRQRALAIMCRVYVGSIYYELGEDTIRQAFAPFGPIKSIDMSWDSVTMKHKGFAFVEYDVPEAAQLALEQMNSVMLGGRNIKVGRPSNIGQAQPIIDQLAEEARAFNRIYVASVHPDLSDDDIKSVFEAFGRIKSCTLARDPTTGRHRGFGFIEYEKPQSALDAVSSMNLFDLGGQYLRVGKAVTPPMPLLTPTTPGGLPPAAAVAAAAATAKITAQEAVAGASVLGALAAPQLLGQQMSIPQAVMAAQAPGVITGVTPVRPPIPVLPQVGLVNPVLASPPVLSNQAGGSNQQERKEEKEEMLQDGTGQEMLSDQEHMSISGSSARHMVMQKLLRKSESTVMVLRNMVGPEDIDDDLEGEVTEECGKFGSVNRVIIYQEKQGEEEDADIIVKIFVEFSMASEMNKAIQALNDRWFGGRKVVAEVYDQDRFNSSDLSA
- the LOC119008672 gene encoding poly(U)-binding-splicing factor PUF60-like isoform X2, with product MAVTETAGGEALTMENGQGTGSKLGLPPLTPEQQEALQRAKKYAMEQSIKSVLVKQTIAHQQQQLTNLQMAAVTMGFGDPLSPLQSVAAQRQRALAIMCRVYVGSIYYELGEDTIRQAFAPFGPIKSIDMSWDSVTMKHKGFAFVEYDVPEAAQLALEQMNSVMLGGRNIKVGRPSNIGQAQPIIDQLAEEARAFNRIYVASVHPDLSDDDIKSVFEAFGRIKSCTLARDPTTGRHRGFGFIEYEKPQSALDAVSSMNLFDLGGQYLRVGKAVTPPMPLLTPTTPGGLPPAAAVAAAAATAKITAQASMNPFQRDLMAFQEAVAGASVLGALAAPQLLGQQMSIPQAVMAAQAPGVITGVTPVRPPIPVLPQVGLVNPVLASPPVLSNQAGGSNQQERKEEKEEMLQDGTGQEMLSDQEHMSISGSSARHMVMQKLLRKSESTVMVLRNMVGPEDIDDDLEGEVTEECGKFGSVNRVIIYQEKQGEEEDADIIVKIFVEFSMASEMNKAIQALNDRWFGGRKVVAEVYDQDRFNSSDLSA